The sequence CGGATGCGCACGGCGTGGATCTGCGACCCGGAGCACGCCCCGACCCTGCCCCGCGAGACGACGGCGCTGCGCCCGGGCTCGGCGGCGTACTGGACCGCCCTGGCCAGGGCCGGCTACCTGGTCACGAACGTCAACTTCGACCGCGCCCTGGTCAAGCGCCCGGGCCAGATCCTGGTCCAGACCCAGCACGGCACCCCGCTCAAGCGCGTGGGCCTCGACCTCCAGGACCGCCCGGCGGCCACCCCGACGACGGACTTCGCGGGCCTGCTGCGCGGCGCCGACCAGTGGGACTACCTGCTCTCCTCGAACCGGCACTCCACCCTGGTGTGGGAGAAGGCCGTCCCGTCCTCCTACACGACGCTGGAGTACGGCTACCCGCGCAACGACATCTTCCACCGGGCGGGTCCCGCCGAGGTGCTGGAGCTGCGCGAGCGCCTGGGCATCCCGGCGGGCTCGACCGCCGTCCTGTACGCGCCCACGCACCGCGACTACCGGCGCAGCCGGCCGGACCACCTGGACTTCGAGCGGGTGCTGCGGGACCTGGGCCCGCGTTTCACGATCCTGGCCCGCACCCACCTCACGTACGCGGACGTCCCGCCCTCCCCCGACCCGCACCCACGGCTGATCGACGTCTCCTCCCACCCCTCGGTGGAGGAGCTGTGCCTGGCCTCGGACGCGCTGGTGACGGACTACTCGTCCCTGATGTTCGACTACGCGGCGCTGGACCGGCCTATCGTGATCCACGCGGACGACTGGGAGGCGTACGAGGCGGCCCGGGGCACCTACTTCGACCTGCGGTCGTGCCCGCCGGGCGCGATCGCCCGGACCGAGGACGAGCTGGTGGACATCTTCAGCACGGGCCACTGGCAGGGCTCGCGCTCCGCTCAACTGCGAGCGGCGTTCCGCGCGCGTTTCTGCACGCACGACGACGGGCACGCGGCGGAGCGGGTGGTGCGCCGGGTCTTCCTCGGGCAGACGACCCCGATGCCTGCGGTCATCCCCCTGGAGGACCGCCGCCCGACCCCCGCGGCGCCCGCACCGACGCCGGTCCTGGCCGCCCCCGTATGGCCGTAGCCGACAGGAACCGGAGCTTCTAGGAACTCGCCCTGAGGCCCGCCACCACCTGGTGGGCCAGCACGTCGAGGTGGCTCCCGGTGACCGCGTCCCGGACGACCACCTGACGCCAGTAGAGCGGGCCGATCAGCAGGTCGAGGGCGTGGGCCGGGTCGATGCCCGCCGCGAGTTCACCGCGGGCGACCGCGGCCGAGACGATCCCCTCCGCCATGCGGCGCTGCCCGTCGAGCAGTGCGCCGCGCACCGCCTCGGCGATCTCCGGGTTGCGTGCCGCCTCCACGAGCAGGTCGGGGATCACCGCGGAGGCCACCGGGTGCCGCAGCACGTGTGACATGACCTCCAGCAGGGCCCTTACGTCGCCGTACAGCGAGCCCGTCGCGGGCACCGGCAGGCCGTCCACCGCGAACGCCCCCACCAGGTCCAGCACCAGGTGCAGCTTCGACTTCCACCGCCGGTAGACCGCGGTCTTGCCGACCCCCGCCCGGCGGGCGATGCCCTCGATGGACATCTTCGAGAACCCGACCGCGGCCAGCTCCTCCACCACCGCGTCGCGGATCGCCTCCGTCACGTCCGCGCGCAGGACGGCGGCCCCGGCAGGGGCTCTACGGGCGGGGGCGGGGGCGGAAGCGGCGGGATCCGGGGTCATGGACAGAGCATAACCGCGCTCACGTAACGACGATACGGTTGCGTTCCGACGCGCCATGCCCTAACTTCGCCGTAGCGACGATACGGACCCGTCCCGACCTCGGCAGTGACGTACTGACCCCCGTCGAAAGCGAAACCTGTGACCACCGCGACCGCACCCACGATCGAGCCCGCGCCGCCCTCCGCGGAACTCGAGCGACTCGCCGCCGCCCACGGCCTCACCCTCAGCGGCGCCCGCCCCACGCTCCCCCGCTACATCGCGGAACTCTGGGACCGCCGGCACTTCGTGACCGCGTACGCGACCGCCCGTATGCAGGCCACCTACAGCACGGCGAAGCTCGGCCAGCTCTGGCACCTGGTGACCCCGCTCCTGAACGCGGCCGTCTACTACTTCATCTTCGGCATCGTGATGAAGGCCAGCAACGGCGTGCCGGACTACGTCCCCTTCCTGATCACCGGCATCTTCGTCTGGGACTTCATCGGCAGCTCCATCAACGCCGGCACCCGCTCCGTCCACAGCAACCGCGGCCTGGTACGCGCCCTGCACTTCCCGCGCGCCAGCCTGCCCATCTCCACCGTCGTCCAGCTCTTCCAGCAGCTGCTCGTCACCATGGGCGCCCTGGTCATCCTGCTGCTGGCCTTCGGACAGCGGCCCGCCTGGTCCTGGTTCCTGGCCGTCCCGGCCCTGATGCTGATGGCCGTCTTCGCCGCCGGCTGCGCGATGATCATGGCGCGCATCGGCAGCAAGAGCCCGGACGTCAGCCAGCTGATGCCCTTCGTCCTGCGCACCTGGATGTACTCCTCGGGCGTCATGTGGTCCATCGACCAGATGCTCAAGTCGGACCACCTGCCGCACCACTGGGTGCTGACACTGCTCAAGCTCAACCCCGCGGCCGTCTACATCGACCTGATGCGCTTCGCGCTGATCGACAGCTTCCAGGCCCACTCGCTCCCGCCCCACGTGTGGCCCCTCGCCATCGGCTGGGCCCTGCTCGCCGGGGTCGGCGGCTTCATCTGGTTCTGGAAGGCAGAAGAGGAGTACGGCCGTGGCTGACACCGCGACGACCACCGACACCCGGGTACCGACCGTCATCGCCGACGGGGTCCACATCGTCTACAAGGTCCACGGCGCCGGCGCCCGCAAGGGCGGGGCCACCGCCGCGCTCAGCCGGGTCTTCTCCCGCAAGGAGCCCGCGGGCGTCAAGGAGGTGCACGCCGTCAAGGGCGTCACCTTCACTGCGTACAAGGGCGAGGCCATCGGCCTCATCGGCTCGAACGGCTCGGGCAAGTCCACCCTGCTGGCCGCCATCGCCGGCCTCCAGCCGGTGACCCACGGCCGGATCTACTCGCACGGCCGGCCGTCCTTGCTCGGCGTGAACGCCGCCCTGATGAACGACCTGACCGGCGAGCGCAACGTCGTCCTCGGCGGTCTCGCGATGGGCATGTCCAAGCAGCAGATCCGCGAGCGCTACCAGGAGATCGTCGACTTCTCGGGCATCAACGAGCGGAACGACTTCATCTCCCTGCCCATGCGCACGTACTCCTCCGGCATGGGCGCCCGACTGCGCTTCTCCATCGCCGCCGCCAAGGACCACGACGTCCTGATGATCGACGAGGCCCTGGCCACCGGCGACGCCGCCTTCCAGCGCCGCAGCCAGGCCCGCATCGAGGAACTCCGCGAACGCGCGGGCACCGTCTTCCTCGTCAGCCACGGCATCAACACGGTCCGCGAGACCTGCGACCGCGCGATCTGGCTGGAAGCCGGCGTCCTGCGCATGGACGGCCCCTCGAAGGAAGTCTGCGACGCCTACGACGCCTTCACCCGTCGCTAGGGCGTGCCGTCGGATCCCAGAGGCCGCCGGCCTCGCCGCGGGCGAGGTGCTCGGCGTAGACGCCGACCTTCCCGGCGATGACCGAACGGCACTCCTCCAACGCCTGGATCCGCTCCTCGACGCGCCGCCGGTGCACGTCGAGGAGCGCGAGGCGTTCGGCCTCGTTGCCCGGACCCTGCCGCACCAGCTCCGCGAACCGCTTGAGGTCGGCGAGGGGCATCCCGGATTCCCGCAGCTTGACGCAGATGAGCAACCAGTCGACATCGACCGGGGCGTACCGCCGCCGACCGCCCGTGGTCCGCCGGACCGGCCCGACCAGCAGGCCCTCACGCTCGTAGAAACGCAGCGCGTGCACACTGAGGCCGGTCCGCTCGGCCACCTCGCCGATACCCAGGGTCCTCGTGCGCGTCTCGGTGGTCACCATGCGACCAGCCTAGGTCGGACTTGATCTAGACCTCACTCGAGTTCCTAGCGTCGTCGGCATGACCACAACTCAGCATCCGCTCGGCTTGCCCTTCTCCGCCACCAGCACCGCAGACGACGTCCTGGCAGGCCTCGACCTGTCCGGCGTCACCGCCGTCGTGACCGGGGGCTACTCCGGACTGGGTCTGGAGACCACGCGGGGCCTGGCCGCCGCCGGGGCCCGGGTCATCGTCCCGGCACGCCGGCCGGGGACCGCCCGCGCCGCCGTCGGGGACCTGCCCGGCTGCGAGGTCGTCCCGATGGACCTGGCCGACCTCGACAGCGTCCGCGCCGCCGCCGCCCGGATCCGTGACTCCGTCGCACGGCTCGACCTGCTGATGGCCGTCGCCGGCGTCATGGCCACCCCCGAGCGACGCGTCGGCCCCGGCTGGGAGAGCCAGCTCGCCACCAACCACTTCGGACACTTCGCGCTGACCTGCGAGCTGTACCCGCTGCTGGCAGCCGCCGACGGTGCGCGCGTCGTCGTGAACAGCTCCTCCGGGCACTCCCTGACGGACATCCGCCGGCCCGACCCGCACTTCCGCACCGGCTACGACAAGTGGCTGGCCTACGGCCAGTCCAAGACCGCCAACGCCCTCTTCGCCGTGCACCTCGACGTTCTCGGGCGGGGCGACGGCGTTCGGGCGTTCGCCCTCCACCCCGGCAAGATCATCACAGGCCTCCAGCGGGAGATGACCCTCCGGGAACAGATCGACCGAGGCTGGGTGGACGAGCACGGGCACGTGATCGGCGCCGACTTCAAGACCGCCTCCCAGGGCGCCGCCACCGGCCTCTGGGCGGCCACGTCCCCCCTCCTCCACGGCCGCGGAGGCCTCTACCTGGAGGACTGCGACATCGCCCGCATCGCCGCCCCCACCGAGCCCATGGACAACGGCGGCGTCCGCGCGTACGCCATAGCCCCGCAAGCAGCCGCCGACCTATGGACCCTCACCGCAACAGCCACCACGTCCGATCTCCACACCCCCTCCACCCCGGCCGCTCCATCCAGCCCCGCCGACGCTTGAGGCGCTCCCTCAGCCTCGCCGGCGTTTGAGACACCCTTTCAGCCTCGCCGGCGCTTGAGGCAATCTTTCAGCCTCGCCGGCGTTTGAGGCGCGGGGGCCCGGGGGCAGCGCCCCCGCAACGGCGCCGCACCCGGCAGCAAACCCAGGAACGGGCCGGGCCCGGGACCTTGTGGTCCCGGGCCCGGCCCGTTCGGTACAGCTCCGCGATCAGCTGTGCACGCGCAACAGCGACCGCATCGTCCGCATCGCCACCGACAGGTTCGCCAGGTCGAAGTCGTCCGACCCCTGGATCTCGTCCAGAGTCGTCCGCGCCCGCCCGATGATCGCCGCGTTCTTCTCCTCCCACGCCTTGAAGCGCTCCTCGGGAGTCGACGTGCCCTCGCCCACCGACAGCACGTCCGCCGTCAGAGCCGCGTGCGCCGCGAACAGGTCCTCGCGGATGGAGGCACGGGCCATCGACTGCCAGCGGTCGGACCGCGGCAGCTCGATGATCCGGTCCATCAGCTGGGTGATGGCCAGGCGGTCGGCGAGGTCGTAGTACACCTCGGCGACCTCCAGCGGGTCCGCACCCGTGCGGTCCGCGATGGCGACGATGTCCAGCGCCGGGAAGGCGGAGGAGAAGCCGGCCACCTTGGCGGCCAGTTCCTCCGGGACGCCCTCGCCCGTCAGCTCGTCCAGGATCGACTGGTACCACTCCAGGTCGGCGCCGCGCACCAGCTTCGGCAGCTCGGCCCAGACCTGGCCCACCCGCTCCTGGAAGAAGGCGATGGTCTCGGTGATCTGGAGCGGCTGCGGCCGGTTGTTGAGCAGCCAGCGGGTACCGCGCTCGACCAGGCGCCGCGAGTGCAGCCGCACCCGGGTCTGGACGTCGGCGGCGACCTTGTTGTCGAGCGCCTCCACCGCGTCCCACACGTCGGCCAGGCCGAAGATCTCGCGGGCCGCGAGCTGCGCGCGGACGATCTCCTCCGTGGAGGCCCCGCTCTCCTCGCGCAGTCGGTGCAGGAAGGTCGAACCACCCGTGTTGACGGTGTCGTTGACCAGGATGGTGGTGATGATCTCCCGGCGCAGCGCGTGCGCGTCGATCTGCTCGGTGAGCCGCTCGGCGAGGGCGGCCGGGAAGTACGCGAAGAGCAGGCGGCGCAGGTACGGGTCGTCCGGCAGCTCGGTGGCGATGAGCTCGTCCGCCACCGTGATCTTGGTGTAGGCGAACAGCACGGCCAGTTCCGGCTGGGTCAGGCCCTTGCCGCTGCTCATCAGCTCGCGGATCTGCCGGTCGGTGGGCAGGAACTCCAGCGCCCGGTCGAGCAGCCCGTCGCGCTCCAGCCGCCGCATGTAGCGCTGCTGGGCGTGCAGCAGGCTCGGGGCCTGGGCCGCGCCGTTGGCGAGCGCGGTGTTCTGCGCGTAGTTGTTGCGCAGCACCAGGTGGCCGACCTCGTCGGTCATCTGGGCGAGGAGCTTGTTGCGCTGCTTGACGGTCATGTCGCCGTCGGTGACGACCGCGTTGAGCAGGATCTTGATGTTCACCTCGTGGTCGGAGGTGTCCACGCCCGCGCTGTTGTCGATGGCGTCGGTGTTGACCTTGCCGCCCTCGCCGCCCGCACCGGTGCGGGCGAACTCGATCCGGCCGAGCTGGGTCAGACCCAGGTTGCCGCCCTCGCCGATGACCTTGGCCCGCACGTCGGAGCCGTTGACGCGGATGGCGTCGTTGGCCTTGTCGCCGACGTCGGCGTGCGTCTCGGCCGTGGCCTTGACGTACGTACCGATGCCGCCGTTCCACAACAGGTCCACGGGGGACTGCAGGATCGCCTTCATCAGGTCGGCCGGGGTCATCTTGGTGACGCCCGCCTCGATGCCGAGGGCCTCACGGACCTGCGCGGTGATCGGGACGGCCTTCGCGGAACGCGGGTGGATGCCACCGCCCGCCGAGATCAGCGAGGTGTCGTAGTCGGCCCACGAGGAGCGCGGCAGCTCGAACAGGCGCCGGCGCTCGGCGTAGGAGGTGGCCGCGTCCGGGTGCGGGTCGATGAAGATGTGCCGGTGGTCGAAGGCGGCGACCAGGCGGATGTGCTCGGAGAGCAGCATGCCGTTGCCGAACACGTCGCCGGACATGTCACCGACGCCGACGACGGTGAAGTCCTCGGTCTGGGTGTCGTGGCCCAGCTCGCGGAAGTGCCGCTTGACGGACTCCCACGCGCCGCGGGCGGTGATGCCCATGCCCTTGTGGTCGTAGCCGGCCGAGCCGCCCGAGGCGAAGGCGTCGCCGAGCCAGAAGCCGTAGGACTCGGCCACTCCGTTGGCGATGTCGGAGAAGGTCGCGGTGCCCTTGTCGGCGGCGACGACGAGGTAGGTGTCGTCCTCGTCGTGGCGGACCACGCCCTTCGGGGGCAGGACCTCGCCGGCGACCATGTTGTCGGTGATGTCGAGCAGCGCCGAGATGAAGATCTTGTACGAGGCGATGCCCTCGGCGAGCCAGGCGTCGCGGTCCACCGACGGGTCGGGGAGGTTCTTCGCGACGAAGCCGCCCTTGGCGCCGACCGGCACGATCACGGTGTTCTTGACCATCTGCGCCTTGACCAGGCCGAGGATCTCCGTACGGAAGTCCTCGCGGCGGTCGGACCAGCGCAGGCCGCCTCGGGCGACCTTGCCGAAGCGCAGGTGGACGCCCTCGACGCGCGGGGAGTACACCCAGATCTCGAAGGCCGGGCGCGGGGCCGGCAGGTCCGGGATGGCCTGCGGGTCGAACTTCATCGACACGTACGAGTGCTGCTCGCCCACGCCGTTGAGCTGGAAGAAGTTCGTGCGCAGCGTGGCCTTGATGAGGGTGAGGAAGGCCCGCAGGATGCGGTCCTCGTCGAGGGAGGCGACCTGGTCCAGGGCCCCGTCGAGTTCCTCCAGCATGGCGTCCACGAGCTCGCTGCCGGCGGTCTGGCGCACGGGCGCCATCCGGGCCTCGAAGAGCGAGACCAGCAGTCGGGTGGTGTGGACGTTGTTGCGGAGGGTGTCCTCCATGTAGTCCTGGCTGAAGGTGGAACCGGCCTGGCGCAGGTACTTGGCGTACGCGCGCAGGACGACGGCCTGCCGCCAGGTGAGCCCGGCGCTGAGCACGAGGGCGTTGAAGTTGTCGTTCTCCGCGTCGCCCTGCCAGACCGCGGCGAAGGCGTCCTGGAAGCGTTCGCGGGCGTCGTCGCCGAGGTAGTTGTCCCCGTTGCCGGCGAGGGGCATCCGCAGACCGAAGTCGTAGATCCAGGCGCTGACCCGGTCGGAGCGGCGCAGCTCGTACGGGCGCTCGTCGGTGACCTCGACGCCCAGGCGCTGCAGCACCGGAAGGACCGCGGAGAGCGAGACCTGGTCGCCGGTACGGAAGATCTTGAACCGGCGTTCGCCGGGGCCCGCGCCGACGGGCTCGTAGAGCGACAGCGCGAACTGACGGTCGCTGGCGGCGAGCCGCTCCAGGTGGATCAGGTCGGCGACGGCCGCGCGCGGCGAGTGGTCGGCCTTGTAGCCCTCGGCGAAGGAGGTGCCGTAGCGGCGCAGCAGCTCGGCGGCGCGCTCCTCGCCGCACTCGGCGATCAGCGCTTCCTGGAAGCCGTCGGCCCAGGAGCGGGCGGCCTCGACGAGCCGGCCCTCGATGCGCTCGACGTCGGAGTCGGTCAGCGCGGGCAGCTCGGTGCCCTGCGGGACGCGGACCACGAAGTGGATGCGGGAGAGGATCGACTCGGTGTTCCACGCGGTGAAGTCGACGCTGATGCCGCCGAGCTCCTCGCGCAGGATGTCCATCAGGCGCAGCCGCACCCCGGTGGTGAACCGGTCGCGGGGCAGGTAGACCAGCGCCGAGTAGTAGCGGCCGTACTCGTCCTGGCGCAGGTAGAGCCGCAGCCGGCGGCGTTCCTGGAGGTACAGGACGGAGGTGACGATGGCCTGGAGCTGGTCGACCGGGGTCTGGAACAGCTCGTCGCGCGGGTAGGTCTCGAGGATCTGCGTGAGGTCGCGGCCGTCGTGGCTGCTCGGCGAGAAGCCGGCGCCGGCGAGGACCTCGGCGACCTTGCGGCGGATGACCGGGACGCGGCGCACGGACTCGGTGTACGCGGCGGAGGAGAACAGGCCGAGGAAGCGGCGCTCGCCGACGACGTTGCCGTCGGCGTCGAACTTCTTGACGCCCACGTAGTCGAGGTACGAGGGGCGGTGCACGGTGGAGCGGCTGTTGGCCTTGGTCAGCACCAGCAGGCGGTGCTCGCGGGCCTTGGCGCGGGCGTCGGCGGGCAGCCGGTTGAAGGACGGCGAGACCGGGTGGCCGTCCTCCTTGCCGCTGTGGTGCGGGTCGGAGCGCAGGATGCCGAGGCCGGTACCGGGCACGGCGGACAGGGAGTCCCCGTCGACGAGGTTGTACTCGCGGTAGCCGAGGAAGGTGAAGTGGTCGTCGGCGAGCCAGCGCAGCAGCTCACGGGCCTCTTCGAGCTCGTACTCGCGCAGGTCGGGGGCGGTGGGCTCGTCGGGCAGGCCCTCGGCGATGCGCAGCGCGGCCTCGCGCATCTTCTCCCAGTCCTCGACGGACTCGCGCACGTCGGACAGGACGCGCTGGAGATCGGCGGTGATCTGCTTGAGATCGGCCTTGTCGGTCTCGCGGTCGATCTCGACGTGGATCCAGGACTCGACGAGGGAGTCGTGGGGACGCGCGGTGGCGGGGCCGTGGGCGTCGCAGTCGGGGCCGAGGATCTCGATCAGCTTGCCGGTGATGTCACGGCGGACGACGACCTGCGGGTGGATCACGACGTGGATGCCGCGGCCCTGGCGGGACAGCTCGTTCGTCACGGAGTCCACGAGGAAGGGCATGTCGTCGGTGACCACCTCGACGACGGAGTGGCTGGAGGTCCAGCCGTTCTCCTCCACCGTGGGGGTGTGCACGCGCACGTTCGCGGTGCCCTGCGGCCGGTTCTCGGCGAGCCGGTAGTGCGAGAGCGCGGCTCCGAACACATCGACCGGGTCGCGGTCCGCGAGGTCCTCGGGCGCCGTGTGCAGGTAGTAGCGCTGGAGGTAGGAGAGCACCGTGTCCTGATCTGGACGGCCTCCCCGCTCGGACCCAGTCGGAAGTAGCCCCCCGGCCGGGCTGTGCTCAGCTACCCGGGCCGCCCGTGCGAGCAGCTCGGCCTTTGCTTCGTCCAGCTTGGTCTGCATGTCCTCTGGCTCCTGTCGCGCGCCATTGCGTGACGTAGGTGAAGGAAGGAATGACATAGCGCCGCGAGGCGGGGTGTCCGTTCGGGATCGACGCTATGCCGTCGAGAGAGCCGACCGGGAGGGAATGAGCCATGATCGGCTGTACGTCCCGGGGGCGGGGATCAGCGAAGGCCCGGGCACGGTCGTGCGCCGGGCGCAGGCCGGAGGCTTCGGTGCCCCCGATGACTATCGCGCTGATCACGGGTACAAGGCTATCCCGACCTACCCCCAGGACGTCATTCGCTGCATCTGTACAAATCTTGGGGTGGAACTTTGACACTCTGGCCGGCGACGTGACCGGCCGTCCGTGCAGCGGCCCGTCCCGTCGCTATCCGGCCAGCTCGCGAGCTGTCCGGACGGCCTCGGCCAGGCTGTCGACGACCGGTACTCCGGCTGATTCCAGACTGCTGCGGCTGTGCGAGCCACCCGTGTAGAGCACGGCTCGGGCGCCGACGTGGGCGGCGGCGAGGGCGTCGTCCACGGCGTCTCCGATGAGGACCGTACGGTCCGCCGTCACCCCCGTCCCGTCCAGGGCGGCCAGGTGGCGTACGAGGTGTCCCGCCTTGGAGGTGTGGGAGGGGCCGACGCGGCCGTCGACGCGCAGGAAGTGCTGGTCGATGCCGTGGGTGCGGACCAGGGGGACGAGCTTGTCGTGGGGCGCGAGGGACAGCAGGGACTGGGTGAGCCCGTCCAGCTGCCAGTCCCGGAGCAGCTCGCGGGCGCCCTCGGCCAGCCCGGAGTCCGCTGCGGCGGCCCAGTAGTGGCGGTGGAAGGTGTCGTCCATGACGAGCCATTCCTCGTCGGTGGGCAGCCGTCCCATGAGGCGCTCGTAGAACTTCGGCACCGGTACGACGTACAGGTCGCGGTAGGTCTCCAGGGTGATCGGCGCGAAGCCGAGCTCGGCGAAGGAGGCGTTGGTCGCGACTATGACGGCGTCGATGTCGTGGAGGAGCGTCCCGTTCCAGTCCCAGACGATGTGGTTCGGGAGCGTCGAGGCGGTGGCCGCGGTGGTCGTGTCGGTCACTTCAGCAGCCCCGGAATCTCCTGCACGCCGAACCACAGCAGTTCGTGGTCCTCGGTGGCGTCGACGGTGTCCTGCGCGTCCGTGTCCCCGCCGTCGGCGGCCTCCAGGGCCCGTACGGCGGCCGCCACGTCCTCGTCGGCGTCATCGGCGTCCACGTGCACGGCGGCGGCCACGGCGAGCCGTACGGCGGCGCCGAGGGTCACCCGGCCGAGAGCGGCCTCGTCGTCCCCGGGAGCGGCGGTGGCGGCCTTGTCGTCGACGTCGAAGGCGACCACGACACGGCGGCGCGGGGCGCCCGCGTCCGCGGCGACCAGCCGCAGGGAGGCGAGGGCGGCCCGGTTCAGGGCGGCGTACTCCAGCTCCTCCATGTCCTGCGAGACGTACCACTCGCGGAGCCCGGCGGTGACGGCGTACGCCAACAGCGGGGCGGGGCCCAGCTCACCCGCCTTGTGCACCTCGGCGAGCCCGGGGAGGGTCAGGGGGACGTACACGCGCATGGCCGGCTGCTTTCGGTAGTCGGAAACGCCCTCAGGATACGACTCGGGCGCGGCCGGGCGGGTGATGGACTCCGTCCCCCTTCGGGGCGCAGGACCGGGAGCCGCGCCCGTCCACCCGGGTACGCGCACGGGCGCCGCCCGGGGCCGGTGACCGGCCGCCGCCCACCCTGATAGGTGAAGCGGGCCGGTGGTCGGGCGGGCCGCCGGCGTGGTTGCGGAGCCTGTGCGGCGGCCGTAGAAGATCCCCATCAAGTTACCGCCCGGTACCGCTCCGGGCCCGGCCTGTTCGGGGGCAGCTCGCGATGGACACCACGATGCGCGGCACGATGACCGGCAACGACGGCAGCCGCCGACGGCCCGCGGGCCGACCCCGGACCCGGCCCGCGGGCCGCCGCGACCCACGACGCCCGGCCGGCCCGCCGCTCACCCTGCGACAGGGCCCGCACCACTGGTTCGCCGAACACCTCCTCGCGGTGGTCAGCGGCCTGCGCCCGGTCCACTCGCTCCTCGGCCACACCATCGGCCCCGCCTACCAGCAGCTGATCACCCTGGCCCCCACGGACCCCCTCCGCGACCGCCTCCGCCCGGTGATCCGCCGGTGCGGACGCTTCACGCCCGGCCCGGGAGTCATCGAGGCCTTCGCCCGCATCGCCACCGGCGACCGCCTCACCGCCATGGCCTTCCGCCTCGAACAGGGCCCGGACCTCCGCTGGCGCTGCGCGGCGGTGGAAATCCAGGGGCCCCGCCCGTGAGCTGTCGCCGCCCGTTTCAGCCCCGCCGGCGTTCGAGGCGCGGGGGTCCGGGGGCGGCGCCCCCGGCAACGGCGCCGCACCGCACGACGCGGGGCCCCGGCCGACAGCTCACGCGCAA comes from Streptomyces virginiae and encodes:
- a CDS encoding TetR/AcrR family transcriptional regulator, giving the protein MTPDPAASAPAPARRAPAGAAVLRADVTEAIRDAVVEELAAVGFSKMSIEGIARRAGVGKTAVYRRWKSKLHLVLDLVGAFAVDGLPVPATGSLYGDVRALLEVMSHVLRHPVASAVIPDLLVEAARNPEIAEAVRGALLDGQRRMAEGIVSAAVARGELAAGIDPAHALDLLIGPLYWRQVVVRDAVTGSHLDVLAHQVVAGLRASS
- a CDS encoding ABC transporter permease, whose protein sequence is MTTATAPTIEPAPPSAELERLAAAHGLTLSGARPTLPRYIAELWDRRHFVTAYATARMQATYSTAKLGQLWHLVTPLLNAAVYYFIFGIVMKASNGVPDYVPFLITGIFVWDFIGSSINAGTRSVHSNRGLVRALHFPRASLPISTVVQLFQQLLVTMGALVILLLAFGQRPAWSWFLAVPALMLMAVFAAGCAMIMARIGSKSPDVSQLMPFVLRTWMYSSGVMWSIDQMLKSDHLPHHWVLTLLKLNPAAVYIDLMRFALIDSFQAHSLPPHVWPLAIGWALLAGVGGFIWFWKAEEEYGRG
- a CDS encoding ABC transporter ATP-binding protein yields the protein MADTATTTDTRVPTVIADGVHIVYKVHGAGARKGGATAALSRVFSRKEPAGVKEVHAVKGVTFTAYKGEAIGLIGSNGSGKSTLLAAIAGLQPVTHGRIYSHGRPSLLGVNAALMNDLTGERNVVLGGLAMGMSKQQIRERYQEIVDFSGINERNDFISLPMRTYSSGMGARLRFSIAAAKDHDVLMIDEALATGDAAFQRRSQARIEELRERAGTVFLVSHGINTVRETCDRAIWLEAGVLRMDGPSKEVCDAYDAFTRR
- a CDS encoding MerR family transcriptional regulator, giving the protein MVTTETRTRTLGIGEVAERTGLSVHALRFYEREGLLVGPVRRTTGGRRRYAPVDVDWLLICVKLRESGMPLADLKRFAELVRQGPGNEAERLALLDVHRRRVEERIQALEECRSVIAGKVGVYAEHLARGEAGGLWDPTARPSDG
- a CDS encoding oxidoreductase, yielding MTTTQHPLGLPFSATSTADDVLAGLDLSGVTAVVTGGYSGLGLETTRGLAAAGARVIVPARRPGTARAAVGDLPGCEVVPMDLADLDSVRAAAARIRDSVARLDLLMAVAGVMATPERRVGPGWESQLATNHFGHFALTCELYPLLAAADGARVVVNSSSGHSLTDIRRPDPHFRTGYDKWLAYGQSKTANALFAVHLDVLGRGDGVRAFALHPGKIITGLQREMTLREQIDRGWVDEHGHVIGADFKTASQGAATGLWAATSPLLHGRGGLYLEDCDIARIAAPTEPMDNGGVRAYAIAPQAAADLWTLTATATTSDLHTPSTPAAPSSPADA
- a CDS encoding NAD-glutamate dehydrogenase gives rise to the protein MQTKLDEAKAELLARAARVAEHSPAGGLLPTGSERGGRPDQDTVLSYLQRYYLHTAPEDLADRDPVDVFGAALSHYRLAENRPQGTANVRVHTPTVEENGWTSSHSVVEVVTDDMPFLVDSVTNELSRQGRGIHVVIHPQVVVRRDITGKLIEILGPDCDAHGPATARPHDSLVESWIHVEIDRETDKADLKQITADLQRVLSDVRESVEDWEKMREAALRIAEGLPDEPTAPDLREYELEEARELLRWLADDHFTFLGYREYNLVDGDSLSAVPGTGLGILRSDPHHSGKEDGHPVSPSFNRLPADARAKAREHRLLVLTKANSRSTVHRPSYLDYVGVKKFDADGNVVGERRFLGLFSSAAYTESVRRVPVIRRKVAEVLAGAGFSPSSHDGRDLTQILETYPRDELFQTPVDQLQAIVTSVLYLQERRRLRLYLRQDEYGRYYSALVYLPRDRFTTGVRLRLMDILREELGGISVDFTAWNTESILSRIHFVVRVPQGTELPALTDSDVERIEGRLVEAARSWADGFQEALIAECGEERAAELLRRYGTSFAEGYKADHSPRAAVADLIHLERLAASDRQFALSLYEPVGAGPGERRFKIFRTGDQVSLSAVLPVLQRLGVEVTDERPYELRRSDRVSAWIYDFGLRMPLAGNGDNYLGDDARERFQDAFAAVWQGDAENDNFNALVLSAGLTWRQAVVLRAYAKYLRQAGSTFSQDYMEDTLRNNVHTTRLLVSLFEARMAPVRQTAGSELVDAMLEELDGALDQVASLDEDRILRAFLTLIKATLRTNFFQLNGVGEQHSYVSMKFDPQAIPDLPAPRPAFEIWVYSPRVEGVHLRFGKVARGGLRWSDRREDFRTEILGLVKAQMVKNTVIVPVGAKGGFVAKNLPDPSVDRDAWLAEGIASYKIFISALLDITDNMVAGEVLPPKGVVRHDEDDTYLVVAADKGTATFSDIANGVAESYGFWLGDAFASGGSAGYDHKGMGITARGAWESVKRHFRELGHDTQTEDFTVVGVGDMSGDVFGNGMLLSEHIRLVAAFDHRHIFIDPHPDAATSYAERRRLFELPRSSWADYDTSLISAGGGIHPRSAKAVPITAQVREALGIEAGVTKMTPADLMKAILQSPVDLLWNGGIGTYVKATAETHADVGDKANDAIRVNGSDVRAKVIGEGGNLGLTQLGRIEFARTGAGGEGGKVNTDAIDNSAGVDTSDHEVNIKILLNAVVTDGDMTVKQRNKLLAQMTDEVGHLVLRNNYAQNTALANGAAQAPSLLHAQQRYMRRLERDGLLDRALEFLPTDRQIRELMSSGKGLTQPELAVLFAYTKITVADELIATELPDDPYLRRLLFAYFPAALAERLTEQIDAHALRREIITTILVNDTVNTGGSTFLHRLREESGASTEEIVRAQLAAREIFGLADVWDAVEALDNKVAADVQTRVRLHSRRLVERGTRWLLNNRPQPLQITETIAFFQERVGQVWAELPKLVRGADLEWYQSILDELTGEGVPEELAAKVAGFSSAFPALDIVAIADRTGADPLEVAEVYYDLADRLAITQLMDRIIELPRSDRWQSMARASIREDLFAAHAALTADVLSVGEGTSTPEERFKAWEEKNAAIIGRARTTLDEIQGSDDFDLANLSVAMRTMRSLLRVHS